The following proteins are co-located in the Blastopirellula marina genome:
- the rnc gene encoding ribonuclease III, whose translation MLRSQDSLDASEDMLSECEQKLGYVFQNRALLQSALTHASGATHRLGSNERLEFLGDAILGKYVCETLFRKFPNYLEGDLTRIKSIVVSRSTCARLSDAMGLEAFLILGKGMASSQSVPKSLLADVFEAIIAAIYLDGGDEKVNGFLEVVLEDEIEQASAGEVGSNYKSMLQQYAQREFGTTPNYELVAEKGPDHSKVFNVAVQLQGHRYTSAWGSNKKEAEQRAAKNALHEIEGDSPPYIEEIEAE comes from the coding sequence ATGCTACGAAGCCAAGATTCGCTGGATGCCAGCGAAGATATGCTCTCCGAGTGCGAACAGAAACTCGGGTATGTGTTCCAAAACCGTGCGCTGCTGCAATCTGCACTGACGCATGCGTCGGGTGCGACCCATCGCTTGGGAAGTAACGAGCGATTGGAATTTCTGGGTGACGCAATTCTGGGCAAATATGTTTGCGAAACGCTCTTTCGCAAGTTTCCCAACTACCTGGAAGGTGATCTAACGCGTATCAAGTCGATCGTCGTCAGCCGCAGCACATGTGCTCGACTCAGCGACGCGATGGGCTTGGAAGCGTTTCTAATTCTCGGGAAAGGAATGGCCTCGTCGCAGTCGGTACCCAAGTCGCTTCTCGCCGACGTATTCGAAGCAATCATTGCGGCTATCTACTTGGATGGTGGAGACGAAAAGGTCAATGGCTTCTTAGAAGTTGTCCTGGAAGACGAAATCGAACAAGCGTCGGCCGGTGAAGTTGGCAGCAACTACAAGTCCATGCTCCAACAATATGCCCAGCGTGAATTTGGCACGACCCCGAACTACGAATTGGTCGCTGAAAAAGGGCCGGATCATAGCAAGGTGTTTAATGTAGCCGTTCAGTTGCAAGGCCATCGGTATACGTCGGCCTGGGGCTCGAATAAGAAGGAAGCCGAACAGCGGGCTGCAAAGAACGCGCTGCACGAAATCGAAGGGGACTCGCCGCCTTACATCGAAGAGATCGAAGCGGAGTAG
- a CDS encoding DUF447 domain-containing protein: MIEPPLRIIEGMLTTENPDGTVNVAPMGPKVDDAFTQFLLRPFPGSRTYENLLRTRKATFHVTDDVAMIAQAAVGDLHSPPHFLPSKTTGYHVLANCCRWYQLDAVDVETTGERAALTCCVIDQGRERDFFGLNRAKHAVLELAILATRVHLLPSEEIDQAIGMLTPWVEKTGGQVELEAFAFLQKTIAERRSGKNGARESS, translated from the coding sequence GTGATTGAGCCGCCACTACGTATTATCGAAGGGATGCTCACCACCGAGAATCCCGATGGCACGGTTAACGTCGCACCGATGGGGCCGAAGGTGGATGACGCGTTCACGCAGTTCCTGCTGCGGCCATTCCCTGGTTCGCGGACATACGAAAACCTCTTGCGGACGCGGAAAGCTACCTTTCATGTGACCGACGATGTGGCGATGATCGCGCAGGCAGCCGTGGGAGATCTACATTCGCCGCCCCACTTTTTGCCCAGCAAGACAACCGGCTATCACGTGCTGGCGAACTGTTGCCGTTGGTACCAGTTGGATGCAGTTGATGTTGAAACCACGGGCGAGCGGGCCGCGCTAACTTGCTGTGTAATCGATCAGGGACGCGAACGTGACTTCTTCGGACTCAATCGAGCGAAGCACGCCGTGCTGGAGCTGGCGATCCTGGCAACCCGAGTTCATCTGCTGCCAAGCGAAGAGATCGATCAGGCGATCGGAATGTTAACGCCCTGGGTCGAGAAAACGGGCGGACAAGTCGAGCTGGAAGCGTTTGCTTTCCTGCAAAAAACAATCGCTGAGCGGCGTAGTGGGAAAAACGGCGCCCGGGAATCGTCCTGA
- a CDS encoding pyridoxine 5'-phosphate synthase yields MPNLGVNIDHIATIRQARKTNEPDPVWAAALAELGGADCITLHLREDRRHIQDRDLEVMRQTVKVKLNLELATEAEVVDIACRVKPDQVTLVPEKREEVTTEGGLDLVSHEAAVARAMEKLKEAGISINLFLDPDEAQIEMAAKLKADGIELHTGQYALTSGKAQQKELTRLTIAGEQICGAGMELLAGHGLTYTNVQPIAQIPEMAELNIGHSIVSRAVFVGFRDAVSEMKRLITV; encoded by the coding sequence ATGCCTAACTTGGGCGTTAACATCGACCACATCGCGACCATTCGGCAAGCACGCAAAACTAACGAGCCAGACCCCGTGTGGGCCGCCGCCTTGGCCGAATTGGGGGGTGCCGATTGCATCACGCTCCACTTGCGTGAGGATCGCCGCCATATACAAGACCGCGACTTGGAAGTCATGCGTCAAACGGTCAAGGTGAAGCTGAATCTCGAGCTGGCGACCGAAGCGGAAGTGGTCGACATCGCGTGTCGCGTGAAGCCTGATCAAGTCACGCTCGTCCCGGAGAAACGAGAGGAAGTCACGACTGAGGGTGGGCTCGACCTCGTTTCACACGAAGCGGCCGTTGCCAGGGCGATGGAAAAACTGAAAGAAGCTGGGATCTCGATCAACCTGTTTCTCGATCCCGACGAAGCCCAAATTGAGATGGCCGCTAAGCTGAAAGCGGACGGAATCGAATTGCACACGGGCCAGTATGCGTTGACGAGCGGAAAAGCTCAGCAGAAAGAGCTGACGCGGCTGACGATTGCCGGCGAGCAGATCTGCGGCGCAGGTATGGAACTGCTTGCTGGACACGGCCTCACTTATACGAATGTTCAGCCCATCGCCCAAATTCCCGAAATGGCCGAGCTGAATATTGGCCACAGCATCGTCTCACGCGCCGTTTTCGTCGGATTCCGCGATGCGGTCTCGGAAATGAAACGATTGATAACTGTCTAG
- the mgtE gene encoding magnesium transporter, with product MINTLYLPEIREMLAENDTDGLREFCTALHPARTAEFMEGLSPQEVWSVLDHADLSLQGEILSYFEPHAQAEMLEVRPPESVAPVVATMSADDQVDLLGEVGEETAEQILACFTVDERRDVLRLSNYPEGTAGAIMTTEMARLSENLTARQALQELTDQAENLETIYYLYVVDEHGSLHGVVSTRDIVSALSKPQKRLNDIMETEVIHASVMDDQEEVLRKMADYDLLAIPVVDEELRLVGIITHDDILDVVVEEAAEDAYRAAAVEPLEETYLRTSVLTLSRKRGVWLAVLFVGAFLTTFALEQYQGDLERIPWLVIFIPLVISTGGNSGNQSATLVITALNKGEASVHDWWIIMRREIVMGLILGFIMAFMGLILALFKSPSVYSALVVPSTLVLVVIAGTFIGSMLPLMFKKIGLDPALMSNPFVAGLIDLFGIVIYMKVSLFLLGEVDPAAMP from the coding sequence ATGATTAACACGCTCTACCTGCCTGAAATCCGGGAAATGCTGGCCGAAAACGACACGGACGGACTTCGTGAGTTTTGTACGGCATTGCACCCCGCACGTACGGCCGAGTTCATGGAGGGACTTTCCCCCCAAGAAGTGTGGAGCGTTCTCGATCATGCCGATTTGAGCCTCCAAGGCGAAATCCTCTCTTACTTCGAGCCGCACGCCCAGGCCGAGATGCTGGAAGTCCGGCCGCCGGAATCGGTTGCTCCGGTGGTCGCGACCATGTCAGCGGACGACCAGGTCGACTTGTTGGGGGAAGTGGGTGAAGAGACGGCCGAGCAGATCTTGGCCTGCTTTACGGTCGACGAGCGCCGCGATGTATTGCGATTGTCGAACTATCCGGAAGGAACGGCCGGGGCGATCATGACGACCGAAATGGCCCGTCTCAGCGAGAACCTCACCGCCCGCCAAGCTTTGCAAGAGTTAACTGACCAAGCCGAAAACCTGGAAACGATTTACTACTTGTACGTCGTCGACGAACACGGCAGCTTGCATGGTGTGGTTTCCACAAGGGATATCGTGTCGGCGCTCAGCAAGCCACAGAAGCGGCTGAACGACATCATGGAGACCGAGGTCATCCATGCCAGTGTGATGGACGACCAGGAAGAAGTCTTGCGGAAGATGGCCGACTACGACCTTCTTGCTATACCGGTGGTCGACGAAGAGCTCCGTCTGGTCGGGATTATTACGCACGACGATATTCTCGACGTCGTGGTGGAAGAAGCGGCAGAAGACGCCTACCGTGCGGCGGCGGTCGAACCACTGGAAGAAACGTACCTCCGCACGAGCGTGCTCACCCTCAGCCGCAAGCGAGGTGTCTGGCTCGCCGTGCTGTTCGTCGGGGCATTCCTCACGACGTTTGCCCTGGAACAGTACCAAGGAGACTTGGAACGTATTCCTTGGCTGGTGATCTTTATCCCCCTGGTGATTTCCACCGGTGGAAACTCCGGCAATCAATCGGCGACGCTGGTGATTACGGCCCTGAACAAGGGAGAAGCCAGTGTTCACGATTGGTGGATTATCATGCGGCGCGAGATTGTGATGGGCTTGATCCTAGGCTTCATCATGGCCTTCATGGGATTGATCTTAGCTCTCTTTAAATCACCGTCGGTCTATTCGGCGCTGGTTGTTCCGTCAACCTTGGTGCTGGTTGTGATAGCCGGCACGTTTATCGGCTCGATGCTGCCGTTGATGTTCAAGAAGATTGGGCTCGACCCGGCCCTAATGAGCAATCCGTTCGTAGCCGGGCTTATCGATCTATTTGGGATCGTGATCTACATGAAGGTATCACTCTTCCTGCTGGGGGAAGTCGATCCTGCGGCGATGCCTTAA
- a CDS encoding anthranilate synthase component II, translated as MILVIDNYDSFVHNLARYVRQLGQETVVRRNDAIGIGEIRELKPSAIVLSPGPCTPTESGICQDLVVQLSATTPILGVCLGHQAIVAALGGKVVRAAHPMHGRASLVKHHGEGLFAGVPSPFQVGRYHSLIAERDSLPDSLRIDATTEAGTIMAVSHTDWPLYGVQFHPESVLTQHGYQLLANFLRIAGLSVSEKDAIALTKDVSGSSAMSTAGQAYWSEPS; from the coding sequence ATGATCTTAGTCATCGACAACTACGATAGCTTTGTGCACAACCTGGCGCGCTACGTGCGTCAGCTGGGGCAAGAGACCGTCGTGCGCCGCAATGATGCGATTGGGATCGGCGAAATCCGTGAACTGAAACCCTCGGCGATTGTTCTTTCCCCAGGCCCGTGTACACCGACCGAATCTGGTATTTGCCAAGACCTGGTCGTGCAGCTTTCGGCAACAACACCCATCCTAGGTGTTTGCCTCGGACATCAAGCCATCGTGGCTGCCCTAGGTGGCAAGGTGGTGCGCGCTGCGCATCCGATGCATGGTCGGGCCTCGCTCGTAAAGCACCATGGTGAAGGATTGTTCGCGGGCGTCCCCTCACCGTTTCAAGTCGGGCGATATCATTCGTTGATTGCCGAACGCGATTCACTGCCAGATTCCCTCCGCATCGACGCAACGACTGAAGCGGGGACGATCATGGCCGTTTCGCATACAGACTGGCCGCTGTATGGCGTGCAATTCCATCCCGAGTCAGTCCTCACGCAGCATGGCTATCAACTGTTGGCCAACTTTCTACGAATCGCCGGATTGTCGGTTTCTGAGAAGGACGCGATCGCTTTGACGAAAGACGTTTCCGGCAGCTCTGCAATGTCAACCGCGGGCCAGGCTTATTGGAGCGAGCCATCGTGA
- the pabB gene encoding aminodeoxychorismate synthase component I — protein sequence MSNVKSNAPYVVRIEETLTPEVVFERLAGQEHRFWLDSARADDTLGRYSFLMADPSEVIQAGPLQVDEALNKLARLQHDFKLLTMEGLPPFQGGAAGYFSYDLNRHFEVVPETNFNEFHLPLLSFGIYDVVFSWDHARREGWLVSTGYPERDDTRRLVRAKQRAEHFLTMIGCEKDVCPPSPGRVIPAEELAPCFACPEFPGVMSNFPKDDYLEAVQRSVDYIHAGDIFQVNLSQRLIMQARSSSADLYLKLREKNPAPFAGFYDFGMGQIVSASPERFIQVRDRQIESRPIKGTRRRSGRPALDMYWGDELVRSEKDRAENVMIVDLLRNDLARICEDDSVEVTSLCGLETYQTVQHLVSIIVGRLREEIDVRDILQAIFPGGSITGAPKIRAMEIISELEPTARGPYCGSLGYIGFDGSIDWNILIRTIVASGGWWQFPVGGGIVADSDPLREYEETWHKALGLLHAVLDE from the coding sequence ATGAGTAACGTGAAGTCCAACGCGCCGTACGTCGTTCGGATAGAGGAAACCTTGACGCCGGAAGTGGTTTTTGAAAGGCTTGCCGGTCAGGAGCATCGGTTCTGGCTCGATAGTGCGCGAGCAGATGACACGCTCGGTCGTTATTCCTTCTTGATGGCCGATCCGAGCGAAGTGATTCAGGCCGGGCCGCTTCAAGTCGACGAGGCGCTGAACAAGCTGGCTCGTCTTCAGCACGACTTCAAGTTGCTAACCATGGAAGGATTGCCGCCGTTTCAAGGTGGCGCGGCAGGCTATTTCTCGTATGACTTGAATCGCCACTTCGAGGTCGTCCCAGAGACAAACTTCAACGAGTTCCACTTACCGCTTCTTTCGTTCGGTATCTACGACGTGGTATTCAGTTGGGATCACGCGCGTCGCGAAGGCTGGCTGGTATCGACGGGCTATCCGGAACGGGATGACACCCGACGGTTGGTACGAGCCAAGCAGCGGGCCGAGCATTTCCTGACGATGATCGGATGTGAGAAGGACGTCTGCCCTCCCAGCCCTGGTCGCGTGATTCCAGCCGAAGAGCTTGCCCCATGCTTTGCCTGCCCGGAGTTTCCAGGCGTGATGAGCAACTTTCCGAAGGATGATTACCTGGAGGCGGTTCAGAGGTCGGTCGACTACATCCACGCAGGCGATATCTTTCAGGTTAACCTTTCGCAACGATTGATCATGCAGGCTCGCTCATCATCGGCCGACTTGTATTTGAAACTTCGCGAGAAGAACCCGGCACCATTCGCTGGCTTCTACGACTTTGGCATGGGACAGATTGTGTCGGCCTCGCCGGAACGATTTATCCAGGTTCGGGATCGTCAGATCGAATCGCGCCCGATTAAAGGAACGCGTCGCCGCAGTGGCCGACCGGCGCTCGATATGTACTGGGGAGACGAATTAGTCCGCAGTGAGAAGGACCGCGCTGAGAACGTGATGATCGTCGACCTATTACGAAACGATCTAGCGCGGATCTGCGAAGACGACAGCGTTGAAGTCACCAGCTTGTGTGGGCTCGAAACCTATCAAACCGTGCAGCACCTGGTTTCGATCATCGTGGGACGATTACGGGAAGAGATCGACGTCCGCGACATCCTGCAGGCCATCTTCCCTGGTGGTTCCATTACCGGCGCACCGAAAATTCGAGCGATGGAGATTATCTCGGAACTCGAACCAACGGCCCGGGGACCGTACTGTGGTTCGCTAGGCTATATCGGATTCGATGGCTCGATCGATTGGAATATTCTCATTCGCACCATCGTGGCTTCGGGAGGCTGGTGGCAGTTTCCGGTTGGTGGCGGAATTGTGGCCGACTCCGACCCCTTGCGGGAATATGAGGAAACGTGGCATAAAGCATTGGGCCTTCTTCATGCCGTGCTGGACGAATGA
- a CDS encoding DEAD/DEAH box helicase, with translation MKKLGYARLTAKRKDDIDTELERLGLVLRAPGLTNWSDAKDSKNLTLELATSSQELPSDLETVSPLSQSESFHSEFTTSWSDSSESFLESAPSTPKRNSTQATSPKQKARTNTRIVSVQTTGSPPRLFNHQQTAIKTLQKVVPEDQPYAGLLVIPTGGGKTRTAVEWLLRSHIRHGGRVIWIAHRTELLNQAFDAFQRNAYTTIVGDRDSIRCHLISGMHDQPVNLSPDDDVVIASVHSLRPESVGGKQFVKKWLSHQSNVILVIDEAHHTPARSYRLLIELIREHAKPLRLLGLTATPFRTAKREQGHLAKLFPNDISYKVNLRELIRKGILSEPIFSSLSTNVSLKSGLSLSEQAKLERYQFDWNRLDARSKTTIGENRVRNRRIVDEYCQNENKYKQTIVFALNVPNAIALHSLFQEKKISAEYVIGNISDWKGTRSISPQHNQEAIQKFKDGEVKVLINVGVLTEGTDLPSTQTVFLARPTTSRTLMMQMIGRGLRGPKAGGTPHTHIVSFLDDNDWGDQVVWVNPEQLFIEENVDFNDKAAETKKRLVRLISIDMFQQFALMLDEVADKEALAQLPFLERIPLGIYSLSLIPRSAESVERHTDILVYSSNRDAFQHFLDELPRLLTAHIVSEDKNSDWLDDQIAYELADIAEEQFFVGVDKIPGYRREDLVDLIQYYHIYGQVSEFIELSERKNYDVDRVAQEIFDHSLGGAEKVKFLKNTWNEGEKPWRAFFNFDEKTFLNEVNAGLQRIENPELFAAPSQVSQVSYPQESLEKFTLGELRETHREVVTICYFKG, from the coding sequence ATGAAAAAACTCGGATACGCCCGCTTAACTGCGAAGAGAAAGGACGACATTGATACGGAGTTGGAACGACTGGGACTTGTCTTACGAGCCCCCGGTCTGACCAATTGGAGTGATGCCAAGGACTCGAAGAATCTAACCCTGGAACTCGCCACATCATCTCAAGAACTACCAAGCGATCTCGAAACCGTATCACCTTTAAGCCAGTCAGAATCATTCCATAGCGAGTTTACGACAAGTTGGTCAGATTCATCCGAATCTTTTCTTGAATCTGCACCATCGACGCCGAAACGCAATTCCACGCAAGCGACTTCCCCAAAGCAAAAAGCCAGGACCAACACACGTATCGTTTCCGTCCAAACCACGGGAAGTCCACCGCGTCTTTTTAACCATCAGCAGACGGCCATTAAGACACTTCAAAAAGTAGTTCCCGAAGACCAACCGTATGCTGGACTACTCGTGATTCCAACGGGTGGAGGAAAAACACGGACGGCAGTTGAATGGCTTCTGCGAAGCCACATTCGCCATGGAGGAAGGGTGATTTGGATTGCCCATCGTACTGAGCTCCTCAATCAAGCATTCGACGCATTTCAACGCAATGCATATACGACGATCGTTGGCGATCGAGATTCTATACGCTGTCACCTCATCTCTGGCATGCACGATCAGCCAGTGAACCTGAGTCCAGACGACGATGTTGTCATCGCCAGTGTTCACAGCCTTCGCCCTGAATCGGTAGGGGGAAAGCAGTTTGTAAAGAAATGGCTTTCTCACCAGAGCAACGTGATTCTCGTTATCGATGAGGCTCATCACACACCGGCACGTTCCTACCGGCTATTGATCGAACTCATTCGAGAACATGCAAAACCGCTGAGACTCTTGGGACTGACAGCGACTCCTTTTCGTACGGCCAAGCGGGAACAAGGACATTTAGCAAAACTCTTTCCCAATGACATTTCCTACAAAGTCAATCTGCGAGAGCTAATTCGTAAAGGCATCTTATCCGAACCAATCTTCTCCTCACTCTCGACGAATGTAAGCCTCAAAAGTGGTCTCTCCCTCTCAGAGCAGGCCAAGCTAGAACGCTACCAATTTGACTGGAATCGCCTGGACGCCAGGTCCAAAACGACAATTGGTGAGAATCGGGTGCGTAACCGAAGAATCGTCGATGAATATTGCCAGAACGAGAACAAATACAAGCAAACCATCGTTTTTGCCCTCAATGTCCCCAACGCGATTGCTCTCCATAGCTTATTCCAGGAAAAGAAAATATCGGCGGAGTACGTGATCGGGAATATCTCGGACTGGAAGGGGACAAGATCCATTTCACCTCAACACAACCAGGAAGCGATTCAAAAGTTTAAAGACGGAGAAGTCAAAGTCTTGATCAATGTAGGAGTTCTCACCGAGGGTACGGATCTCCCCTCGACCCAAACCGTCTTTCTGGCACGCCCCACAACTTCTCGAACCTTGATGATGCAGATGATTGGTCGAGGACTCCGCGGTCCCAAAGCTGGAGGTACGCCGCACACCCATATCGTCAGTTTCCTCGACGACAATGACTGGGGAGATCAAGTCGTGTGGGTGAACCCAGAACAGTTATTCATTGAAGAAAACGTCGACTTCAATGACAAAGCTGCTGAGACGAAAAAGCGTCTCGTTCGCCTCATTTCGATCGATATGTTTCAGCAGTTTGCATTGATGCTCGACGAAGTCGCCGATAAAGAAGCATTGGCTCAGCTTCCTTTCCTGGAACGCATCCCGCTGGGTATCTACTCACTTTCTCTAATTCCTCGATCGGCAGAGTCGGTCGAGAGGCATACAGACATCCTCGTGTATAGCAGTAATCGAGATGCCTTTCAGCACTTTCTCGACGAACTCCCACGCTTGCTGACAGCACACATCGTTTCGGAGGATAAGAACTCCGATTGGCTCGACGATCAAATTGCGTATGAACTTGCCGATATTGCAGAGGAGCAGTTTTTCGTTGGAGTCGATAAGATCCCAGGTTATCGGCGTGAAGATTTAGTCGATTTGATTCAGTATTACCACATCTATGGGCAGGTTTCTGAATTCATCGAACTATCCGAGCGAAAGAATTACGATGTCGACCGAGTCGCCCAAGAGATCTTCGATCACAGTCTCGGAGGAGCAGAAAAGGTAAAGTTCCTTAAGAACACCTGGAACGAAGGAGAGAAACCATGGCGAGCGTTTTTCAATTTTGATGAAAAGACATTTCTTAACGAAGTGAATGCCGGCCTTCAGCGTATTGAAAACCCTGAGCTTTTCGCTGCCCCCTCCCAAGTCTCGCAGGTGTCGTATCCTCAAGAGTCATTGGAAAAGTTTACTTTAGGAGAATTGCGAGAGACCCATCGAGAAGTTGTCACGATCTGCTACTTCAAAGGCTGA
- a CDS encoding glycosyltransferase family 4 protein — MPSVVYLCEYGTIYGGENSMLSGLAELSARGYRVAIACPPNSLLAEKVSQLGFEHRAVIWTDDTGKRKPLDVLRAEMRQIAADWQADIVHANSLSVSRILGPVERPGRTKFVGHLRDILKLNRRVIQDISQLDQIYCVSGATRDFHIAQGLSEENSQVLHNGIDLNAFSPPETRIDRQPLQLVYIGQLVMRKGVDVLLEGVRLAIDAGADITLDLYGECHSEKDEARQYLADLYVRVDAWGLASRIKFAGRTHEATTVLRDADVLVHAARQEPFGRVLLEAAASGLPIIATDVGGTLEIFPDGECLLVPPDNPQAISAAIGKLCGSFTLRRRLGLAARQRIERLGISGYADKLAASYQKLLRPSAK, encoded by the coding sequence ATGCCGTCGGTCGTCTATCTTTGCGAATATGGGACGATCTACGGCGGCGAGAACAGTATGCTTAGCGGGCTGGCCGAGCTATCCGCACGCGGGTATCGCGTGGCGATCGCGTGCCCACCCAACAGCTTGCTGGCGGAGAAAGTTTCCCAGTTGGGCTTCGAGCATCGCGCTGTCATCTGGACCGATGATACCGGGAAACGTAAGCCGCTTGATGTTCTTCGAGCGGAGATGCGTCAGATAGCGGCTGATTGGCAGGCCGATATCGTCCATGCCAACAGCTTGTCAGTTTCACGAATCTTGGGTCCCGTCGAGCGCCCCGGTAGGACGAAGTTCGTAGGGCACCTCCGTGATATTCTAAAGCTGAATCGTCGCGTCATTCAGGACATCTCACAGCTCGACCAGATCTACTGCGTATCGGGCGCGACACGTGATTTTCATATCGCTCAAGGGCTGAGTGAGGAGAACTCACAAGTTCTCCATAACGGGATCGATTTAAATGCGTTCTCTCCGCCCGAGACGCGCATTGATCGGCAACCGTTGCAACTGGTGTATATCGGCCAGTTGGTGATGCGGAAAGGAGTGGATGTCTTGCTCGAAGGTGTCCGCTTGGCGATCGACGCCGGCGCTGACATAACGCTTGACCTTTACGGTGAGTGTCATTCGGAGAAGGATGAGGCGAGGCAGTACCTGGCCGATCTTTACGTGCGAGTCGACGCGTGGGGACTGGCCTCGCGAATCAAGTTCGCCGGGCGAACGCATGAGGCCACTACCGTCCTGCGCGATGCCGATGTGCTGGTACATGCTGCCCGGCAAGAGCCGTTTGGGCGCGTTCTGTTAGAAGCCGCCGCCAGTGGTTTGCCAATTATCGCAACCGACGTGGGGGGAACGCTGGAGATATTTCCCGATGGAGAATGTCTGCTGGTCCCCCCTGACAATCCCCAGGCCATTTCGGCCGCAATAGGCAAGCTGTGCGGCTCGTTCACGCTGCGAAGGAGACTCGGACTAGCGGCACGGCAACGAATCGAACGATTGGGCATTTCCGGTTATGCCGATAAGTTGGCTGCCTCCTATCAAAAACTATTGCGCCCCTCCGCGAAATAG
- a CDS encoding methylated-DNA--[protein]-cysteine S-methyltransferase, producing the protein MKSISPIIDADNQLTVCFETKLGMAQLSWKGHQVSRFRWLAKQYQPDTEPYDVAPVAELTQNQQELVQDIVDYAAGTRIDFSQVEVDFGEATPFRRRIWEACQQIPHGEVVTYGQLARLAGQPAAARAVGSAMANNQIPIIIPCHRVIAAGNKIGGFTNPDGVRFKERLLQLESNRALPFGVPVSASKSKRRPK; encoded by the coding sequence ATGAAATCGATCTCCCCCATAATCGACGCAGATAACCAATTAACGGTGTGTTTTGAGACCAAGCTCGGCATGGCCCAGCTCAGCTGGAAAGGACACCAAGTATCCCGGTTTCGCTGGTTAGCCAAGCAATACCAGCCCGACACCGAACCGTACGACGTTGCCCCAGTTGCCGAGTTGACCCAGAATCAACAAGAGTTGGTCCAGGACATCGTCGATTACGCCGCCGGAACTCGGATCGACTTTAGCCAGGTTGAGGTTGATTTCGGTGAGGCAACTCCGTTTCGACGACGAATCTGGGAAGCGTGTCAGCAAATCCCCCATGGCGAAGTCGTAACCTACGGTCAATTGGCGCGCCTTGCTGGCCAACCGGCTGCTGCCCGAGCGGTTGGTTCCGCGATGGCGAACAATCAGATTCCGATCATCATACCGTGTCATCGCGTGATTGCTGCTGGCAATAAGATTGGGGGCTTTACCAATCCCGACGGTGTTCGCTTCAAAGAACGCTTGCTGCAATTAGAATCAAACCGTGCCCTCCCCTTCGGTGTACCCGTTTCCGCAAGTAAATCGAAACGCCGTCCGAAATGA
- the dapA gene encoding 4-hydroxy-tetrahydrodipicolinate synthase: protein MARKGSDFAGVSVALTTPFKGDLVDYDLLKKQVEYQIEAGVNCLVPVGTTGESPTLSHDEHERVISAVIETVAGRAKVMPGTGSNSTHEALKLTRWAEKEGADAALVVAPYYNKPTQEGFYQHYKVLAEDAGIPICVYNIPGRTGKNIEPETIARLAELEQIKLVKEATGSLDQASQILEMTDLTLLSGDDSLTLPLMSIGGEGIISVVSNIVPKDMLALVAAAAAGDYAEAQKWHFKLFTLCREMLGLSTNPIPLKCAMKMLGRDSGEMRLPMTPLSETGEKRLAQVLTDYGLL from the coding sequence ATGGCACGCAAAGGTAGCGATTTCGCAGGCGTATCGGTAGCACTTACGACTCCCTTCAAGGGGGATCTTGTGGACTACGACCTGCTGAAAAAACAGGTCGAATACCAGATCGAAGCAGGCGTGAACTGTCTGGTGCCAGTGGGAACGACCGGCGAGTCCCCTACCCTTTCGCATGACGAACACGAACGGGTAATCAGCGCCGTGATTGAAACGGTCGCTGGTCGTGCGAAGGTGATGCCTGGTACCGGATCGAACAGCACGCATGAAGCGTTGAAGCTGACAAGATGGGCCGAGAAGGAAGGTGCGGACGCGGCGCTGGTGGTGGCTCCTTATTACAACAAGCCAACCCAGGAAGGTTTCTATCAGCACTACAAAGTGTTGGCGGAAGACGCAGGCATTCCGATCTGCGTGTACAACATCCCCGGTCGAACCGGTAAGAACATCGAGCCAGAAACGATTGCACGCCTGGCCGAGCTTGAGCAGATCAAGCTGGTAAAAGAAGCAACCGGATCGCTCGATCAGGCTTCGCAGATCTTAGAGATGACCGACCTGACCTTGCTCAGCGGTGACGATAGCTTGACATTGCCGCTGATGTCGATCGGCGGCGAGGGAATCATCTCGGTGGTCAGCAACATCGTGCCGAAAGACATGCTGGCCTTGGTCGCCGCGGCGGCTGCGGGCGATTACGCGGAAGCCCAGAAGTGGCACTTCAAGTTGTTCACGCTCTGCCGCGAGATGCTCGGCTTGTCGACGAACCCGATTCCGCTGAAGTGTGCTATGAAAATGCTCGGGCGCGACTCTGGCGAGATGCGTTTGCCGATGACGCCACTGTCCGAGACCGGCGAAAAACGCCTTGCCCAAGTCTTGACCGACTACGGCTTGCTGTAG